Proteins found in one Oncorhynchus mykiss isolate Arlee chromosome 3, USDA_OmykA_1.1, whole genome shotgun sequence genomic segment:
- the LOC110520174 gene encoding NADH dehydrogenase [ubiquinone] 1 alpha subcomplex subunit 10, mitochondrial gives MALRVIRLVIPSGTAVFKAGTLIQTAGIHTSSLRNLRYGWWAYALGERTTPRFKENSKIISIDGNLASGKGALAKSLADKLGMLYMPEPNTHYLDKMTAEKEPLPIAFNGNCSLEKFYADPKAADGNSYRLQAWMYLMRLLQWSDAMEHLLTTGQGVILERSPYSDMVFVEAMFKQGYIRRQCVDHYNEIKGISICEFLPPHLVIYVDKPAEEVQKKLKASGKDVPLPYLKSIEDAYKKTYLPKISENAELLAYDATQAQDMERIAEDIEDLKFEKGPWVEQDDVTLHYMRMLVEDKMRVADLTLVPNFLPEVTIGAHEYDAGYYAFKSILGKKYAAGYNADIGDTNIWLK, from the exons ATGGCGTTACGGGTGATTCGTTTGGTCATCCCCTCGGGGACAGCCGTTTTCAAAGCAGGGACACTTATTCAGACG GCTGGTATTCACACAAGCTCATTAAGGAACCTACGGTACGGCTGGTGGGCATATGCACTGGGCGAGAGGACAACCCCAAGGTTCAAAGAGAACAGCAAGATCATCTCCATTGATGGCAACCTGGCCTCGGGAAAGGGGGCGCTGGCCAAGAGTCTGGCTGATAAGCTGG GGATGCTGTACATGCCTGAGCCCAACACGCACTACTTGGACAAGATGACAGCGGAGAAGGAGCCTCTGCCTATCGCCTTCAACGGTAACTGCAGCTTGGAGAAGTTCTATGCAGACCCCAAGGCTGCTGACGGGAACTCCTACCGGCTACAAGCATGGATGTACCTCATGAGGCTCCTTCAGTGGTCAGATGCCATGGAGCACCTGCTAACCACAG GCCAAGGTGTGATCTTGGAGCGCTCCCCCTACAGTGACATGGTGTTTGTGGAGGCCATGTTCAAACAGGGATACATCAGAAGGCAGT GTGTAGACCACTACAATGAAATCAAAGGTATCAGCATCTGTGAGTTCCTGCCCCCTCACTTGGTCATCTATGTGGACAAGCCAGCGGAAGAAGTGCAGAAGAAGCTAAAGGCATCAGGCAAA GATGTACCCCTACCCTATCTGAAGAGCATTGAGGATGCCTACAAGAAGACCTACCTTCCCAAAATCAG tGAGAATGCAGAATTGCTCGCTTATGATGCTACCCAAGCACAAGACATGGAGAGG ATTGCAGAAGACATTGAGGACTTGAAATTTGAGAAAGGACCTTGGGTAGAGCAGGATGATGTCACACTCcactacatgagaatgct GGTGGAAGACAAGATGAGGGTTGCAGACCTGACCCTTGTACCCAACTTCCTGCCTGAGGTCACCATTGGGGCTCACGAGTATGACGCAGGCTACTATGCCTTCAAATCA